The genomic stretch ACCAGTGATGGCTTTATTGGTATCTTCGTTAGTGATTTGGGTGGCTGGTACGGTGTTCACTGGTGCATCGTTCACCGGGTTCACCGTAATCGCGACGGTATCGACATCTGTCAACGTACCACCTGAACCCGTATTACCATTGTCACTGGTGGTCATGGTTAAAGTGGCTGTACCGTTGAAATCTTTTGTCGGCACATAGGTAACATTTGATGCCAACGTCGCATTGATCTGAGCAACTGTGCCGGTCAATGTCACGGTGCCTGTACCCGTGCCACTAATCGTGGCTGAACCACCGCTAACCGTCAGCGTGCCGTTTGTAACGGCTAAGGTCACGGTCATGTTGCCCGTGCCGGCATCCACATCAGAAATACTTAA from Leeia speluncae encodes the following:
- a CDS encoding cadherin-like domain-containing protein, which gives rise to LSISDVDAGTGNMTVTLAVTNGTLTVSGGSATISGTGTGTVTLTGTVAQINATLASNVTYVPTKDFNGTATLTMTTSDNGNTGSGGTLTDVDTVAITVNPVNDAPVNTVPATQITNEDTNKAITG